In Streptomyces longhuiensis, the following proteins share a genomic window:
- a CDS encoding class I SAM-dependent methyltransferase, with protein sequence MTVQQYDEIGEAFEGFKSLPLMRYGEVPSFLETVGDVSGKSVLDLACGTGFYSREFRRRGATDVFGVDISGEMIAAGRESERREPLGVRYEVGDVAELAPLDRRFDIALGVQCLNYAADIPEMERMCRNIHRSLLPGGEFFVLAQKPDYGFDCASLDKYGFRCEPTGEETETGPRVRVTALLDPQPITIVTTAPRREVYEVCLRAAGFSAVEWVPLQVSEAGIREYGEGFWADLLANPPLEMLRCRA encoded by the coding sequence ATGACTGTGCAGCAGTACGACGAGATCGGCGAGGCATTCGAGGGGTTCAAGTCCCTGCCGCTGATGCGTTACGGGGAAGTGCCGAGCTTCCTGGAAACGGTCGGGGACGTGAGCGGCAAGTCGGTTCTCGACCTGGCGTGCGGCACCGGTTTCTACAGCAGGGAGTTCAGGCGGCGCGGTGCCACGGATGTCTTCGGCGTCGACATCTCCGGCGAGATGATCGCCGCCGGGCGGGAGAGCGAGCGGCGTGAGCCGCTGGGTGTGCGCTACGAGGTCGGTGACGTGGCCGAACTGGCGCCACTCGACCGGCGGTTCGACATCGCGCTGGGAGTTCAGTGCCTCAACTATGCTGCGGACATCCCGGAGATGGAGCGGATGTGCCGCAACATCCACCGGAGTCTGCTGCCGGGCGGAGAATTCTTCGTGCTCGCCCAGAAGCCCGACTACGGGTTCGACTGCGCATCCCTGGACAAGTACGGATTCCGCTGCGAGCCGACGGGCGAGGAGACCGAGACGGGTCCGCGTGTGCGGGTCACGGCTCTCCTCGACCCTCAGCCGATCACCATCGTCACCACGGCCCCGCGCCGCGAGGTCTACGAGGTGTGTCTGCGGGCGGCCGGGTTCAGCGCGGTGGAGTGGGTTCCGCTGCAGGTGTCCGAGGCCGGCATCCGTGAGTACGGAGAGGGCTTCTGGGCGGACCTCCTCGCGAACCCGCCGCTGGAGATGCTGCGCTGCCGCGCCTGA
- a CDS encoding low temperature requirement protein A: MSDSHHTHSAGGNLAHSRVPMTGRDPEEPGRVSSPLELLFDLTFVVAVGTAASQFADMVSEGHPGQAVTAFVLAMFAISVAWISFSWFASAFGTDDWLYRALTMVQMTGVVVFSLGLPAMFHSVDEGGHLDLRVMVLGYVVIRIAMVLQWWRAARESPEFRDVGMANIRWTVIVQAGWVAVGFAHLPLTAAFVAFIVLGALELVLPVLTQGGAGGTPWHPHHVAERYGLFAIIVLGEGVVGTVASSGDLLGGEAGTQWSGNAIAVVVAGVGLTFGMWWVYFSTPFGDILVHRRSRGYLFGYGHIPLFIGVAGAGAGLHVAGLHLEHHSEISDVAVVLSLAIPVGLYLLMVYLLHTLLLSAADSFHVLLISLTLAVLLAAVLLSAAGVATAACLLIVMLAPFVTVVGYETIGHRHQRRMLDGLGKRRTPDNSLGCRGDGHGPDDAEPVQYRGHGMRRTMRNPFSPLSPRGASRTGRWRRG; the protein is encoded by the coding sequence ATGAGCGACTCCCACCACACCCACAGTGCCGGCGGCAACCTGGCGCACAGTCGGGTGCCGATGACCGGCCGCGATCCGGAAGAACCCGGTCGGGTCTCCTCGCCGCTGGAGCTGCTGTTCGACCTGACGTTTGTGGTCGCGGTGGGAACCGCCGCCTCCCAGTTCGCCGACATGGTCTCCGAGGGGCATCCCGGACAGGCCGTCACCGCGTTCGTCCTGGCGATGTTCGCGATCAGTGTCGCGTGGATCAGCTTCAGCTGGTTCGCGTCGGCGTTCGGTACGGACGACTGGCTCTACCGGGCTCTGACGATGGTGCAGATGACCGGCGTCGTCGTGTTCTCGCTCGGCCTGCCCGCGATGTTCCACTCGGTCGACGAGGGCGGCCACCTCGATCTGAGGGTGATGGTCCTCGGGTATGTGGTGATACGGATCGCGATGGTGCTGCAGTGGTGGCGCGCCGCGCGGGAGTCCCCCGAATTCCGGGACGTCGGCATGGCGAACATCCGCTGGACGGTGATCGTCCAGGCCGGTTGGGTCGCGGTCGGGTTCGCGCATCTGCCACTCACCGCGGCGTTCGTCGCCTTCATCGTGCTCGGCGCGCTCGAACTCGTACTGCCTGTCCTCACCCAGGGCGGCGCGGGCGGCACTCCCTGGCACCCTCACCATGTCGCCGAGCGGTACGGCCTGTTCGCCATCATCGTTCTAGGGGAGGGTGTCGTCGGGACCGTCGCGTCCTCCGGCGACCTTCTCGGCGGTGAGGCCGGGACCCAATGGAGCGGTAACGCGATCGCCGTGGTCGTCGCCGGCGTCGGACTGACCTTCGGCATGTGGTGGGTGTACTTCTCCACCCCCTTCGGTGACATCCTCGTGCACCGCCGCAGCCGCGGCTACCTCTTCGGCTACGGGCACATCCCGCTCTTCATCGGAGTGGCCGGCGCCGGAGCCGGTCTGCACGTCGCCGGCCTGCACCTGGAGCACCACTCGGAGATCAGTGACGTCGCCGTCGTGCTGTCCCTGGCGATCCCGGTCGGCCTGTACCTGCTGATGGTGTATCTCCTGCACACGCTGTTGCTGTCCGCGGCCGACTCCTTCCACGTGCTGCTGATCTCGCTCACGCTGGCGGTACTGCTCGCGGCGGTGCTCCTGTCCGCGGCCGGCGTCGCCACCGCGGCGTGCCTCCTCATCGTGATGCTGGCCCCCTTCGTCACCGTGGTCGGGTACGAGACGATCGGCCACCGCCACCAGCGACGGATGCTGGATGGGCTCGGCAAACGCAGAACCCCTGACAACTCCCTTGGGTGCAGGGGAGATGGGCATGGGCCGGACGATGCGGAGCCCGTTCAGTACAGGGGACATGGCATGCGCCGGACGATGCGGAACCCGTTCAGCCCACTCAGTCCCCGGGGCGCGAGTCGTACTGGACGATGGCGCCGCGGCTGA
- a CDS encoding chitinase: MRNLLGRPAAAIVSLVAVATCAGCSSGSPGPGADSAAASPHGAPSPAATASASSRPFAPYASATDASDLDAAASPSTYNLAFTIADGSSCTPTWNGTHGIGDATVKKRISALKASGATVRVSFGGASGKELAETCGSASALADAYAAALDAAGATQADFDIEGDALKDSDSVTLRSKAIALLQKKRTDLTVSFTLPVMPSGLDSDSVALLESANDQGVKVSSVNIMTMNYGTSYTGDMGDYAITSAKAAHAQLADIFGLSDRNAWRGLAVTPMLGTNDVDNETFTLSDAARLRAFAEKNGLAWVSMWSTFRDQQCSSADTSADDALSNCSGVQQSSGAFGKALSG, translated from the coding sequence ATGAGGAATCTTCTGGGGAGGCCGGCCGCCGCGATCGTGTCGCTGGTGGCGGTAGCGACCTGCGCGGGGTGCTCATCGGGGAGCCCGGGACCGGGCGCGGACTCGGCGGCCGCGTCACCCCACGGAGCACCCTCGCCGGCTGCGACGGCATCCGCGTCGTCGAGGCCGTTCGCCCCCTACGCCAGCGCCACGGACGCTTCGGACCTGGACGCGGCCGCGTCCCCCTCCACGTACAACCTTGCCTTCACCATCGCGGACGGCAGCTCCTGCACGCCCACGTGGAACGGCACGCACGGCATCGGTGACGCGACGGTGAAGAAGCGGATCTCGGCACTCAAGGCGTCCGGCGCGACCGTGCGCGTCTCCTTCGGCGGGGCGTCCGGCAAGGAACTGGCCGAGACATGCGGCAGCGCGTCCGCGCTGGCCGACGCCTACGCAGCCGCGCTCGACGCCGCCGGCGCCACCCAGGCCGACTTCGACATCGAGGGCGATGCGCTCAAGGACTCAGACTCGGTGACCCTGCGCTCGAAGGCGATCGCCCTGTTGCAGAAGAAGCGCACCGACCTCACGGTGTCCTTCACCCTTCCCGTGATGCCGTCGGGCCTGGACTCGGACAGCGTGGCGCTTTTGGAGTCGGCCAACGACCAAGGTGTGAAGGTGTCCAGCGTCAACATCATGACGATGAACTACGGCACGTCCTACACCGGCGACATGGGTGATTACGCCATCACGTCGGCCAAGGCGGCCCACGCCCAACTCGCGGACATTTTCGGGCTGTCGGACAGGAATGCCTGGCGTGGACTCGCCGTGACGCCGATGCTCGGCACGAACGACGTCGACAACGAGACGTTCACCCTTTCCGACGCCGCCCGACTGCGTGCGTTCGCGGAGAAGAACGGCCTTGCGTGGGTCTCCATGTGGTCCACGTTCCGCGACCAGCAGTGCTCCTCCGCGGACACTTCGGCGGACGACGCGCTCAGCAATTGCAGTGGGGTTCAGCAGAGTTCGGGAGCCTTCGGCAAGGCTCTGTCCGGCTGA
- a CDS encoding bifunctional polysaccharide deacetylase/glycosyltransferase family 2 protein, protein MTRNASARRRRRAAPSRFERAGRRAAALQRPRVVLALVLVLGLVSVMLLDGYLRAEVLGDHRVRTDAAYDKVPQRILDGGPILTSTNGSMRTQSVPKKTVVLTFDDGPDATYTEKVLEILADNDVDGTFFLVGSMIARHPGIVKDMVAQGNEVGLHTFTHVDLSYQSDARVKRELTQTQLALAGAAGITTKLVRAPYSSEASAIDNYSWPVYKKLGAMGYTSVFVDTDSDDWKKPGVSKIVQWATPKKNKGASVLFHDAGGNRDQTLRALPKYIKKMKAKGYTFTTVSGAMAKSAAQRGSAQNGSAQNGSAQDSGAQAGGTQDAGAQAGGAQRSDQAPGGAAAPQGTPPSSGTNAPGGGAQNVGQAAHSKATGTILYEGKALIAAVAIAEWTVPTLAVFLAVVGVAVMARFAMMLVLARRHYRQRNKRRFSWGPPVTRPVSVIVPAYNEKECIANTLNSLAQSTHPIEIIVVDDGSTDGTKEIAESLGLPNVRVIRQENAGKPAALNNGVRNASYDIVVMMDGDTVFEPDTVRQLVQPFAASEIGAVAGNAKVGNRNTVIGAWQHIEYVMGFNLDRRMYDLLRCMPTIPGAIGAFRRQAVLEVGGMSEDTLAEDTDITVAMHRAGWRVVYQEHARAWTEAPASLKQLWSQRYRWSYGTMQALWKHRKSLVDKGPSGRFGRVGMPLVVLFQIVTPVFAPLIDLFTVYSMIFVDLKASLLAWLAVLAVQLVCAAYAFRLDGEKYRYLWMLPLQQIAYRQMMYLVLIHSSITALTGGRLRWQKLKRTGEVGTPTGVGR, encoded by the coding sequence ATGACTCGCAACGCCTCCGCGCGGCGCCGTCGCCGCGCCGCTCCCTCCCGCTTCGAACGCGCCGGGCGCCGAGCCGCCGCTCTGCAGCGGCCGCGCGTCGTCCTCGCGCTCGTTCTCGTCCTGGGACTCGTCAGCGTGATGCTGCTCGACGGATATCTGCGGGCCGAGGTCCTGGGCGACCACCGCGTCCGCACCGACGCGGCCTACGACAAGGTGCCGCAGCGCATCCTCGACGGCGGCCCGATTCTGACCTCGACCAACGGTTCCATGCGAACGCAGTCCGTTCCGAAGAAGACCGTCGTGCTCACCTTCGACGACGGTCCCGACGCCACGTACACCGAGAAGGTCCTCGAGATCCTCGCGGACAACGATGTGGACGGCACGTTCTTCCTCGTGGGGTCCATGATCGCCCGGCACCCCGGCATCGTGAAGGACATGGTCGCCCAGGGGAACGAGGTCGGCCTGCACACCTTCACCCACGTCGACCTCTCCTACCAGAGTGACGCCCGGGTCAAGCGTGAACTCACACAGACCCAGCTGGCCCTGGCGGGAGCGGCCGGCATCACCACGAAGCTGGTGCGAGCGCCCTATTCGTCCGAGGCCTCCGCGATCGACAACTACAGCTGGCCGGTCTACAAGAAGCTCGGCGCCATGGGCTACACCAGCGTCTTCGTCGACACCGACAGCGACGACTGGAAGAAGCCGGGCGTCTCGAAGATCGTCCAGTGGGCGACGCCGAAGAAGAACAAGGGCGCGTCGGTGCTCTTCCACGACGCCGGCGGCAACCGTGACCAGACGCTCAGGGCGCTGCCGAAGTACATCAAGAAGATGAAGGCGAAGGGCTACACCTTCACGACGGTCAGCGGCGCCATGGCCAAGTCCGCGGCGCAGCGCGGCTCGGCGCAGAACGGATCCGCCCAGAACGGATCGGCGCAGGACAGCGGCGCGCAGGCCGGCGGGACTCAGGACGCCGGCGCTCAGGCCGGTGGGGCGCAGAGGTCCGATCAGGCGCCGGGTGGCGCGGCAGCCCCACAGGGGACCCCTCCTTCCTCCGGCACGAACGCTCCGGGCGGCGGCGCTCAGAACGTCGGCCAGGCAGCCCACTCCAAAGCCACCGGCACCATCCTCTACGAAGGCAAGGCTCTCATCGCGGCGGTCGCGATCGCCGAGTGGACGGTGCCGACGCTGGCCGTCTTCCTCGCGGTCGTCGGCGTCGCGGTCATGGCGCGATTCGCGATGATGCTGGTCCTCGCGCGGCGCCACTACAGGCAGCGGAACAAGCGTCGCTTCAGCTGGGGACCGCCCGTGACCAGGCCGGTGAGCGTGATCGTGCCCGCGTACAACGAGAAGGAGTGCATCGCCAACACCCTCAACTCCCTTGCACAGAGCACGCATCCCATCGAGATCATCGTCGTGGACGACGGCTCGACGGACGGCACGAAGGAGATCGCCGAATCTCTCGGCCTGCCCAACGTGCGGGTGATCCGTCAGGAGAACGCCGGAAAGCCGGCGGCGCTGAACAACGGTGTGCGCAATGCCAGTTACGACATCGTCGTGATGATGGACGGTGACACGGTCTTCGAGCCGGACACCGTCCGGCAGCTGGTGCAGCCGTTCGCCGCCTCGGAGATCGGCGCGGTCGCGGGCAACGCCAAGGTCGGCAACCGCAACACGGTCATCGGCGCCTGGCAGCACATCGAGTACGTGATGGGCTTCAACCTGGATCGCCGCATGTACGACCTCCTGCGTTGTATGCCCACCATCCCCGGAGCGATCGGAGCGTTCCGGCGTCAGGCCGTCCTCGAGGTCGGTGGCATGAGCGAGGACACCCTCGCCGAGGACACCGACATCACCGTCGCCATGCACCGCGCCGGATGGCGCGTGGTGTACCAGGAGCATGCGCGGGCCTGGACGGAGGCACCGGCCTCGCTCAAGCAGCTGTGGAGCCAGCGCTACCGGTGGTCGTACGGCACCATGCAGGCACTGTGGAAGCACCGCAAGTCCCTCGTGGACAAGGGGCCTTCGGGCCGCTTCGGGCGGGTGGGCATGCCGCTCGTGGTGCTCTTCCAGATCGTCACGCCGGTCTTCGCACCGCTGATCGACCTCTTCACCGTCTACTCGATGATCTTCGTGGACCTCAAGGCGTCCCTGCTCGCGTGGCTGGCCGTGCTCGCCGTCCAACTCGTGTGCGCCGCCTACGCGTTCCGCCTCGACGGCGAGAAGTACCGCTACCTGTGGATGCTCCCGCTCCAGCAGATCGCCTACCGCCAGATGATGTACCTGGTCCTCATCCACTCCTCCATCACCGCCCTCACGGGCGGCCGGCTGCGCTGGCAGAAGCTCAAGCGCACCGGCGAGGTCGGGACGCCGACGGGGGTGGGGCGGTGA
- a CDS encoding acyltransferase family protein, with product MAEAQAHRRGRDADGGGAVTSEAQGNRHGAARRTRGTPGTPGTPSTAGMQGLDQDTTPLRVIGRDREPVPEAPTARTGGRDRYFDTLRALALIRVVAYHTFGWMWAGLVFPSMGVMFALAGSLMAKSLERPAVSVIRSRIRRLLPPFWLWGLFVVLAMLLHGWMPGWQVVYWVVPLGDPPGNSWGMQAWEILWYLRAYLWFVLLSPLLLKVFRLAPLAVLLASLAPIVVLQFVWQAPDNRFGSCLLDFATFLFCWLVGIAHREGVLARFRPGPVVVLSLVALAYGAWFALTHQAEYGSYDLDDIPMAQAFWSAGFVTLLMYSKAYFKVDFAWLARFRRLDRTVSVFNARAMTIYLWHEIALILAVPLIDQFWNVPAFAQYLPLESQWFMFGVGWVLIAVAIPLVGWVEDVAAKRRPRLLP from the coding sequence CTGGCAGAAGCTCAAGCGCACCGGCGAGGTCGGGACGCCGACGGGGGTGGGGCGGTGACCTCGGAGGCACAGGGGAATCGTCACGGAGCCGCTCGGCGAACGCGCGGAACACCTGGTACGCCAGGAACGCCGAGTACGGCAGGCATGCAGGGCCTGGATCAGGACACCACGCCTCTCCGGGTGATCGGGCGGGACCGAGAGCCCGTGCCCGAGGCTCCGACAGCCCGGACAGGCGGGCGCGACCGGTACTTCGACACGCTTCGTGCCCTCGCGCTGATTCGCGTCGTGGCCTACCACACGTTCGGCTGGATGTGGGCGGGCCTCGTCTTCCCCTCCATGGGCGTCATGTTCGCGCTCGCCGGGTCACTGATGGCCAAGTCACTTGAACGGCCCGCCGTTTCGGTGATCAGAAGCCGGATACGACGGCTGCTGCCGCCCTTCTGGCTCTGGGGGCTGTTCGTCGTCCTCGCGATGCTGCTGCACGGCTGGATGCCGGGGTGGCAGGTCGTCTACTGGGTGGTGCCCCTCGGCGACCCGCCGGGCAACAGCTGGGGCATGCAGGCCTGGGAGATCCTCTGGTACCTGCGCGCCTACCTGTGGTTCGTGCTCCTGTCGCCGCTGCTGCTGAAGGTGTTCCGGCTGGCGCCACTGGCGGTGCTTCTCGCCTCGCTCGCGCCGATCGTGGTGCTCCAGTTCGTGTGGCAGGCGCCGGACAACCGGTTCGGCAGCTGCCTCCTCGACTTCGCCACGTTCCTGTTCTGCTGGCTCGTGGGCATCGCGCACCGTGAGGGCGTCCTGGCCCGGTTTCGTCCGGGACCCGTCGTCGTGCTGTCTCTCGTGGCCCTGGCCTACGGTGCCTGGTTCGCTCTCACCCACCAGGCGGAGTACGGGAGTTACGACCTGGACGACATCCCGATGGCGCAGGCCTTCTGGTCGGCCGGGTTCGTGACGCTGCTGATGTACTCGAAGGCGTACTTCAAGGTCGACTTCGCGTGGCTGGCCCGCTTCAGACGGCTCGACCGGACCGTGTCGGTCTTCAACGCGAGGGCGATGACGATCTACCTCTGGCACGAGATCGCGCTGATCCTCGCGGTGCCGCTGATCGACCAGTTCTGGAACGTGCCCGCGTTCGCGCAGTACCTGCCGCTGGAGAGCCAGTGGTTCATGTTCGGTGTCGGCTGGGTGCTGATCGCCGTGGCGATCCCGCTGGTGGGATGGGTGGAGGACGTCGCGGCGAAGCGACGGCCTCGGCTGCTGCCGTGA
- a CDS encoding quinone oxidoreductase family protein — protein sequence MRAVEFQEYGGPEVLRLVQADAPEPGPGQVSVDAAWAGVNFADIKARADGYRVASLPYRPGLEVSGRVRAVGEGVEGLTVGQEVAALVDGGGYAEVVLAEAASVFPLPGGLDLRTAATLPTVLPTAYGLIHEVGRLRAGESVLVHSAAGGIGTVAGQLARAAGAGAVYGVASTGAKAEYALQHGYDQVFPTETFDEDVRSATGGRGVDLILDPVGGDTLRRGLDALAVFGRLVSFGNAGGQQPWQVGQPDLYAMGRTVAGFSILALAKAAPQVVRTLTERALRTVADGTVSLPVTAEFPLADAAGAHRLVDSRTSTGKLLLRIGD from the coding sequence ATGCGTGCGGTCGAGTTCCAGGAGTACGGCGGCCCCGAAGTGCTGCGGCTCGTACAGGCCGATGCGCCCGAGCCGGGGCCGGGCCAGGTGAGCGTTGATGCCGCATGGGCGGGAGTGAACTTCGCGGACATCAAGGCGCGCGCGGACGGGTACCGGGTGGCCTCGCTGCCCTACCGGCCTGGCCTGGAAGTGTCCGGACGGGTCCGGGCGGTCGGCGAGGGCGTCGAAGGGCTGACCGTCGGGCAGGAGGTCGCCGCGCTCGTCGACGGGGGTGGCTACGCCGAGGTCGTGCTCGCCGAGGCCGCGTCCGTCTTCCCGCTGCCCGGCGGGCTGGACCTGCGTACCGCGGCCACGCTGCCCACGGTGCTGCCGACCGCTTACGGCCTGATCCACGAAGTGGGGCGTCTTCGGGCGGGAGAGAGCGTCCTCGTCCACAGTGCGGCGGGAGGCATCGGCACGGTGGCCGGGCAACTGGCCCGGGCGGCCGGTGCCGGCGCGGTGTACGGCGTGGCGTCCACCGGCGCCAAGGCCGAGTACGCCCTCCAGCACGGCTACGACCAGGTCTTTCCGACCGAGACCTTCGACGAGGACGTCCGAAGTGCCACCGGCGGCAGGGGCGTCGACCTGATCCTCGACCCGGTGGGCGGCGACACGCTGCGCCGCGGTCTCGACGCTCTGGCGGTCTTCGGGCGCCTGGTGTCCTTCGGCAACGCCGGCGGGCAGCAGCCGTGGCAGGTCGGGCAGCCCGATCTGTACGCGATGGGCCGCACTGTCGCGGGCTTCTCCATTCTGGCGCTCGCGAAGGCAGCCCCCCAGGTGGTGCGCACGCTGACCGAGCGCGCCCTGCGCACCGTCGCCGACGGCACGGTGTCGCTGCCGGTCACCGCGGAGTTCCCGCTCGCGGACGCCGCCGGCGCTCACCGGCTCGTCGACTCACGCACGTCAACGGGCAAGCTGCTGCTGCGCATCGGCGACTGA
- a CDS encoding ArsR/SmtB family transcription factor, with protein MAAKSERAGAGYRPAPVHTHPDDVPLLTALSALADPVRIQLIRDLAGQPDWTLSCSNFDVPVGRAAKSHHFSVLRDAGLVEQRDQGPKRLNRLRREEFDDRFPGLLDLALRADSVT; from the coding sequence ATGGCGGCAAAGTCAGAACGTGCGGGTGCGGGGTACCGTCCGGCACCCGTGCACACGCACCCCGACGACGTTCCACTCCTGACCGCCCTTTCCGCGCTGGCGGACCCCGTACGCATCCAGCTGATTCGCGATCTCGCCGGTCAACCCGACTGGACGCTCAGCTGCAGCAACTTCGACGTGCCGGTCGGCCGGGCCGCCAAGAGCCATCACTTCTCCGTCCTGCGCGACGCCGGCCTGGTCGAACAGCGCGATCAGGGCCCCAAGCGGCTCAACCGGCTGCGCCGGGAGGAGTTCGACGACCGCTTCCCCGGCCTCCTCGACCTCGCCCTGCGCGCCGACTCCGTCACCTGA
- the gdhA gene encoding NADP-specific glutamate dehydrogenase has translation MTTVSPSAVPSHLDDVLDSVRRRSPGEVVFQQAVEEVLHTLGPVLDRHPEYADAHILERLCEPERQIMFRVPWVDDRGRIQVNRGYRVEFSSALGPYKGGLRFHPTVDLSVIKFLGFEQIFKNALTGQGIGAGKGGADFDPAGRSDAEVMRFCQSFITELYRHLGEHTDVPAGDIGVGGREIGYMFGQYKRIVNRHEAGVLTGKGVGWGGSQGRTEATGYGTVFFARDMLATRGQDLTGRTVVVSGSGNVAIYAIEQAHRLGAKVVACSDSAGHVVDPDGIDVALLREIKEVRRERLSAYAAERPSAEHHAFGSVYDVPCDVVLPCATQNELGEDHAGALIRNGVLAVAEGANMPCTPGAVARFREAGVLFGPGKAANAGGVATSALEMSQNAARAAWSRDEVTDRLESIMSDIHAHSRATAEAYTGDPDDYVAGAAIAGFIRVADAMLAQGIV, from the coding sequence ATGACCACCGTTTCGCCCTCAGCCGTTCCCTCGCATCTGGACGACGTCCTCGACTCGGTCCGCCGTCGCAGCCCAGGCGAAGTCGTGTTCCAACAGGCCGTCGAGGAAGTCCTGCACACGCTCGGCCCGGTCCTCGACCGGCATCCCGAGTACGCCGACGCGCACATCCTCGAGCGCCTCTGCGAACCCGAACGGCAGATCATGTTCCGGGTTCCCTGGGTCGACGACCGCGGCCGGATTCAGGTCAACCGCGGCTACCGCGTGGAATTCTCCAGCGCCCTCGGCCCCTACAAGGGCGGCCTGCGCTTCCACCCGACCGTCGATCTGTCCGTCATCAAGTTCCTCGGCTTCGAGCAGATCTTCAAGAACGCGCTCACCGGCCAGGGCATCGGGGCGGGCAAGGGCGGCGCGGACTTCGACCCCGCCGGCCGCAGCGACGCCGAAGTCATGCGCTTCTGCCAGTCGTTCATCACCGAGCTCTACCGGCACCTGGGCGAACACACCGATGTGCCGGCCGGTGACATCGGCGTGGGCGGCCGCGAGATCGGCTACATGTTCGGCCAGTACAAGCGGATCGTGAACCGCCACGAGGCCGGGGTGCTGACCGGGAAGGGCGTCGGATGGGGCGGCTCACAGGGCCGGACCGAAGCGACCGGGTACGGCACCGTGTTCTTCGCCCGGGACATGCTCGCCACCCGCGGCCAGGACCTGACGGGCCGCACCGTCGTGGTGTCCGGTTCGGGCAATGTGGCGATCTACGCGATCGAGCAGGCCCACCGCCTCGGCGCGAAGGTCGTCGCCTGCTCGGACTCCGCCGGCCATGTCGTGGATCCTGACGGCATCGACGTCGCCCTCCTGCGGGAGATCAAGGAGGTGCGACGGGAGCGGCTGAGTGCCTACGCCGCCGAGCGGCCGTCCGCCGAACACCACGCATTCGGATCGGTCTACGACGTGCCCTGCGACGTGGTGCTTCCCTGCGCCACCCAGAACGAGTTGGGCGAGGACCACGCCGGCGCGCTGATCCGCAACGGGGTGCTGGCGGTCGCGGAGGGCGCCAACATGCCCTGCACCCCCGGTGCTGTGGCCCGCTTCCGTGAGGCCGGGGTGCTGTTCGGCCCCGGCAAGGCCGCGAACGCGGGCGGTGTCGCGACCTCGGCCCTGGAGATGAGCCAGAACGCCGCGCGGGCGGCGTGGAGCCGGGACGAGGTCACGGACCGGCTGGAGAGCATCATGAGCGACATCCACGCCCACAGCCGCGCCACCGCCGAGGCGTACACGGGTGACCCGGACGACTACGTCGCCGGAGCGGCCATCGCGGGATTCATCCGCGTCGCCGACGCGATGCTCGCCCAGGGCATCGTCTGA
- a CDS encoding alpha/beta hydrolase, which produces MSEYIPAAPVLEQAAAEFAAATAKPPFLFDLGPEEGRKTVDEVQSGEIAKPAVDEEWITVPGGPTGSVRVRIVRPAGATGTLPVILYIHGAGWVFGNAHTHDRLVRELAVGANAAVVFPEYDLSPEARYPVAIEQNYAVAHWVTTDGAGKGLMATRIAVAGDSVGGNMSAALTLMAKERGGVQLLGQVLFYPVTDASFDTASYHQFAEGYFLRRDAMRWFWDQYTADAAQRAETTASPLRATVDQLRGLPPALVITGEADVLRDEGEAYANKLREAGVPVTAVRYQGVIHDFVMLNALRGTQAAEAAITQAVTFLAGVLGTN; this is translated from the coding sequence ATCTCCGAGTACATTCCGGCCGCGCCAGTGCTGGAGCAGGCCGCCGCGGAGTTCGCGGCCGCGACCGCGAAGCCGCCGTTCCTCTTCGACCTCGGCCCCGAGGAGGGCCGCAAGACGGTCGACGAGGTCCAGTCCGGCGAGATTGCCAAGCCCGCGGTCGACGAGGAGTGGATCACCGTCCCCGGCGGCCCCACCGGCTCCGTGCGCGTCCGGATCGTCAGGCCCGCCGGCGCCACCGGCACCCTGCCCGTCATCCTCTACATCCACGGCGCGGGCTGGGTCTTCGGCAACGCCCACACGCACGACCGCCTCGTCCGCGAACTCGCCGTCGGCGCGAACGCCGCCGTGGTCTTCCCCGAGTACGACCTCTCGCCCGAGGCCCGCTACCCGGTCGCGATCGAGCAGAACTACGCGGTCGCCCACTGGGTGACCACCGACGGAGCGGGCAAGGGCCTGATGGCCACCCGCATCGCGGTGGCCGGCGACAGCGTGGGTGGCAACATGTCCGCCGCACTGACACTGATGGCCAAGGAGCGCGGGGGTGTCCAACTGCTCGGGCAGGTGCTGTTCTACCCGGTCACCGACGCGAGCTTCGACACCGCCTCCTACCACCAGTTCGCGGAGGGGTACTTCCTGCGACGCGACGCCATGCGGTGGTTCTGGGACCAGTACACCGCCGACGCCGCCCAGCGGGCCGAGACCACCGCGTCGCCGCTGCGCGCCACCGTCGACCAGCTCCGCGGCCTGCCGCCGGCCCTCGTCATCACCGGTGAAGCGGACGTGCTGCGCGACGAGGGCGAGGCGTACGCGAACAAGCTCCGCGAGGCCGGAGTTCCGGTGACGGCCGTTCGCTACCAGGGCGTCATCCACGACTTCGTGATGCTCAACGCGCTGCGCGGCACCCAGGCCGCCGAGGCCGCCATCACGCAGGCCGTCACGTTCCTGGCCGGCGTCCTCGGCACCAACTGA